A single region of the Gracilibacillus caseinilyticus genome encodes:
- a CDS encoding amino acid permease, protein MRNHHVIKQVVKHKQNKQMKKGEGHLRWWQLSLIGIGSIVGAGFFLGTGLSIKTAGPSILIGYLLAGITTYIVFSALAEMTVNDPQEGSFRTYAKKAFGHSVGFMSGWMYWLSGILIMSSEIVALSTFTQFWLPHIPLWIFSVIYASLGFGINLLGVKNFGQIESLFAIVKIATLVIFIGFGLLFLLGVISPHDQVSTSNDGVGTFFPHGIKGLWSALIFIFFSFGGIGVMGVTSSELKYKRDIPKAGTGLIIALVTLFTLSLFFVMYLVSWTEIDESESPFVTALSAFSIPYLDSIFNIIIISAAFSTMVGTLFSISRVLVSLSEDGDAPKRLQVKNNRGVAMRALLLTAIGLSVSIGCSFILPDSMYEFVTTSAGVMLILNWLLILGSHIKLHPTYHDRTNTYKLKGYPFTSWMGIVLIVLTISGVILHANERIGLMISLGLIVVIWLCYKMFLRNK, encoded by the coding sequence ATGAGGAACCATCATGTTATCAAACAGGTTGTTAAGCATAAGCAGAACAAACAAATGAAAAAAGGGGAAGGGCATCTCCGCTGGTGGCAGCTGTCTTTGATCGGGATCGGATCGATTGTCGGTGCGGGGTTTTTTCTTGGAACAGGTCTATCGATAAAGACTGCAGGGCCATCTATTTTAATCGGCTATCTTCTTGCTGGCATTACAACATATATTGTGTTTAGTGCACTGGCAGAAATGACAGTAAATGATCCTCAGGAGGGGTCGTTTCGTACATATGCGAAGAAAGCGTTTGGTCATTCAGTTGGATTTATGTCAGGGTGGATGTATTGGTTATCGGGTATTCTCATTATGTCGAGTGAAATCGTTGCCTTGTCCACCTTTACTCAATTTTGGCTGCCGCATATTCCGCTCTGGATTTTCTCTGTCATTTACGCGTCATTAGGATTCGGCATTAATCTCCTCGGTGTGAAAAACTTCGGACAGATTGAATCCTTATTTGCCATTGTCAAAATTGCTACGTTAGTTATTTTTATTGGATTTGGCTTGTTGTTTTTGCTAGGGGTTATTAGTCCCCATGATCAGGTTTCAACGTCGAACGATGGGGTTGGAACGTTTTTTCCTCATGGTATAAAAGGGTTGTGGTCTGCACTGATTTTTATCTTCTTTTCTTTTGGCGGGATTGGAGTGATGGGGGTTACTTCATCCGAATTAAAATATAAACGGGATATACCGAAGGCGGGTACAGGGCTGATTATTGCATTAGTTACCTTATTTACGTTGTCTTTGTTTTTTGTCATGTATTTGGTGAGCTGGACAGAAATTGATGAATCGGAGAGTCCTTTTGTTACAGCTTTATCGGCATTCAGTATTCCATATCTGGATTCGATATTTAATATCATTATTATCAGTGCGGCTTTTTCGACGATGGTTGGTACGTTATTCTCGATTAGTCGTGTATTAGTATCTTTATCAGAAGATGGCGATGCACCCAAGCGTCTTCAAGTGAAAAATAATCGTGGAGTTGCGATGCGGGCACTGCTTCTAACGGCGATCGGATTGTCCGTCTCGATTGGTTGTTCCTTTATCCTACCAGATTCCATGTATGAGTTTGTCACGACATCAGCTGGTGTGATGCTAATACTTAATTGGTTACTCATCCTGGGTTCTCATATTAAACTGCACCCAACCTATCATGACAGAACAAATACATATAAATTGAAAGGTTATCCATTTACTTCATGGATGGGGATTGTGCTCATTGTTCTTACCATTTCAGGTGTCATCCTTCATGCTAATGAAAGAATTGGATTGATGATCAGTCTAGGTTTAATTGTGGTAATTTGGTTGTGCTACAAAATGTTTTTGCGAAATAAATAA
- a CDS encoding transporter substrate-binding domain-containing protein produces the protein MSDIKQQTLWRRVFMLIVVSVIAIALSACGTGEGDGGNAEGDSKEEITVAVVQDYPPFEYKEDEELTGFDVELVEAVAEKAHLKVNWKIMKFDGIIPALQANQVDAAVSAIGIREDRLEVVNFSDPYFESGLSLVTTKDGSVQSEEDLEGATIVAKQGTSSLKLANELAEKYNGEVTKLQDDATMYMELENGNADALINDYPSVAYKLKKDGKDSVLQIVGDKYPSEDYGIAISKGSEGLVEKLNTGLQEIKDSGEFDEIYSKYFAE, from the coding sequence ATGAGTGATATTAAACAGCAGACGTTATGGCGTCGAGTATTCATGTTAATAGTAGTAAGTGTTATTGCAATCGCTTTATCGGCGTGTGGAACAGGTGAAGGTGATGGAGGGAATGCGGAAGGTGACAGTAAAGAAGAAATTACTGTAGCTGTTGTCCAAGATTACCCGCCTTTTGAATACAAAGAAGATGAAGAATTAACTGGATTTGATGTGGAGTTAGTAGAAGCTGTTGCTGAGAAGGCCCATTTAAAAGTGAATTGGAAAATTATGAAGTTTGACGGCATTATCCCAGCGCTTCAGGCAAATCAAGTAGATGCAGCTGTATCTGCAATTGGTATTAGAGAAGATCGTTTAGAAGTAGTTAATTTCTCTGATCCTTATTTTGAATCAGGTCTATCTCTAGTAACAACAAAAGATGGTTCGGTTCAAAGTGAAGAGGACTTGGAAGGCGCTACAATTGTAGCAAAACAAGGGACATCCAGTTTAAAACTAGCCAATGAATTAGCTGAAAAATACAATGGTGAAGTAACTAAATTACAAGATGATGCAACGATGTATATGGAATTAGAGAACGGTAATGCAGATGCCTTAATCAATGATTATCCGAGTGTAGCATACAAACTTAAGAAAGACGGCAAAGATTCTGTTCTTCAAATTGTGGGAGACAAATACCCAAGTGAAGATTATGGTATTGCCATTTCTAAAGGAAGCGAAGGATTAGTGGAAAAGCTAAACACTGGCTTACAAGAGATTAAAGATAGTGGCGAATTTGATGA